A window from Gallus gallus isolate bGalGal1 chromosome 5, bGalGal1.mat.broiler.GRCg7b, whole genome shotgun sequence encodes these proteins:
- the LOC121110920 gene encoding inositol 1,4,5-trisphosphate receptor-interacting protein-like 1: MALAFLFSLLAQRVPCVGEVLDADTLDRMQQREVYLREQMAKLLKEMEQCRTDARPSRFFAVRPWLIWALAVLLLFLVFRYIRDRYRERQERMFYHEMMEMWEEYERELRKPVCHGDPDDITYTSRFYPEFSIWPLKSRTQTCKVVAELVDELLNTCQIVPKSYFLPRPQPAIGVGVGFEGSGPQGCYIVYRMLVPLKAPPGHIFHLEVGPKARIGVRNSRIRVEFQCTCIREQQFQDMLCFLHHPADRLRKKQMPSLLQTLCTDCHLDMEKTAAWFQELVKAAWALMPVSNTTQLELLPSKRHCKLKLTTTSGKVLWIELLLGTQKKDSDTFLTFE; the protein is encoded by the coding sequence ATGGCTTTGGCGTTTCTCTTCTCGTTGTTGGCGCAGAGAGTGCCATGTGTTGGCGAGGTGTTGGATGCAGACACGCTCGACCGCATGCAGCAGCGTGAGGTCTATCTGCGAGAGCAGATGGCAAAGCTGCTGAAGGAGATGGAACAATGCAGAACGGATGCGCGACCCTCGCGCTTCTTTGCAGTGCGGCCCTGGCTAATTTGGGCCTTGGCtgtactgctgcttttcctggtcTTCCGCTACATCCGCGACCGCTACAGGGAAAGGCAAGAGAGAATGTTCTACCATGAAATGATGGAGATGTGGGAAGAATACGAAAGGGAGCTGAGGAAGCCGGTGTGCCATGGAGACCCCGACGACATTACCTACACGAGCAGGTTTTACCCGGAGTTCTCCATCTGGCCGCTGAAGAGCAGGACACAGACGTGCAAGGTGGTGGCAGAGCTGGTGGATGAACTTCTGAACACGTGTCAGATAGTTCCAAAGAGCTACTTCCTGCCACGGCCGCAGCCAGCCATTGGGGTGGGTGTTGGCTTTGAAGGCAGCGGTCCCCAAGGGTGCTACATTGTCTACCGCATGCTCGTGCCCCTGAAGGCACCCCCAGGACACATCTTCCACTTGGAGGTGGGCCCCAAGGCGAGGATAGGGGTGAGGAACTCCCGCATCCGCGTGGAGTTCCAGTGCACGTGCATAAGGGAGCAGCAGTTTCAGGACATGCTCTGCTTCCTCCACCACCCTGCGGACCGgctgaggaaaaagcagatgcCCAGCCTCCTGCAAACCCTCTGCACCGACtgccacctggacatggagaAAACCGCAGCCTGGTTCCAGGAGCTGGTGAAAGCAGCCTGGGCGCTTATGCCTGTGTCAAACACAACGCAGCTCGAGTTGCTGCCCTCCAAACGACACTGCAAGCTCAAGCTGACCACCACCTCCGGCAAAGTCCTCTGGATCGAGCTCCTGCTCGGG